A single region of the Pseudomonas granadensis genome encodes:
- a CDS encoding class I SAM-dependent methyltransferase yields the protein MKQTPSDLEQITATTLGHYNSVAEDFREGTRDHDVSQNIDALLRHIQGSAPFTILDFGCGPGRDLQTFTHMGHIAVGLDGSEEFARMAREDSGCEVLQQDFLNLDLPAERFDGIFANAVLFHVPLQELPRVLKQLHGALKAGGVLFSSNPRGDNREGWNGPRYGSYHDLQAWQGLLTAAGFVELEHYYRPAGLPREQQPWLASVWRKSS from the coding sequence ATGAAGCAAACGCCCAGCGACCTCGAACAGATCACCGCCACCACTCTCGGCCATTACAACTCGGTGGCCGAGGACTTCCGTGAAGGCACCCGCGATCACGATGTCAGTCAGAATATCGATGCGTTGCTGCGGCATATTCAAGGCTCGGCGCCGTTTACCATCCTGGACTTCGGCTGCGGGCCGGGGCGGGATTTGCAGACGTTTACGCATATGGGGCACATCGCTGTCGGGCTGGACGGTTCGGAGGAGTTTGCGCGGATGGCCCGCGAGGACAGCGGCTGCGAGGTATTGCAGCAGGATTTCCTCAACCTGGATCTGCCGGCGGAGCGCTTCGACGGGATCTTCGCCAACGCGGTGTTGTTTCATGTGCCGTTGCAGGAATTACCGCGAGTGCTCAAGCAATTGCACGGCGCGTTGAAAGCGGGCGGTGTGTTGTTCAGCTCCAATCCACGCGGGGATAACCGGGAGGGCTGGAACGGGCCGCGCTATGGCTCGTATCACGATCTCCAGGCCTGGCAAGGTTTGCTGACGGCGGCGGGGTTTGTCGAGCTGGAGCATTACTACCGGCCAGCGGGGCTGCCACGGGAGCAGCAGCCTTGGTTGGCGAGTGTCTGGCGTAAATCTTCATAA
- a CDS encoding RHS repeat-associated core domain-containing protein: MNTHHHTATPTLSVLDSRAVAIRGVAYYRHPEKPDIQSRITRQSFDEAGRQVATWDPRLYGAAPKPNLAAVYALSGQWLFTDSVDAGWQACLLNEAGSLCAVWDARGSQSHHQYDELQRSVALTEQAHDGPSRVVERWTYGEATDDAALRNQCGQPIRHDDPAGNRHFDDYGLGGAALVESRRFLIELETPDWPLDPDRRDEYLEEKNYVTRQSFSPTGDLQHHTDAVGNIRTQHYNMAGQSAAIWLLQAGEGRQPQCLVSAIRYNAEGQIESETAGNGIVARAEYSRDDGRLLRLVASVGAQEPLQDLNYTYDPVGNVTSLEDKTQAVSYFNNQRIEPVCRYRYDSLYQLVEARSWEVSNPSHGPALPDLLPTPLDPNQRRNYTQTFDYDAAGNLITRHHSGAPGFSMFTSAYNNRSLGQRDDGNLPGEADIASGFDAAGNQLELQRGQAMTWNERNELSQVVLVQREAKNGDAECFSYERPGHRSRKVFIRQTTVRILNSEVRYFSGLELHRSAEGEEHQVIEIGVGRSSVKLLHWPGGRHPDQLRFGYDDLVGSCTLELDAQGCVLTLEQYYPFGGTACWAGKNAAAAAYKSTRYSGKERDATGLYYYGYRYYAPWLQRWISADPEEDGLNLYAMVTNNPATAVDPDGRKRSDAQDRWRRAYAGVVASRDGVWVRTVAKGVIAVDIVGGNELFKRMGMNLNRPVIGDRTLAYLSLDSTLQSKVAGAKTGFRLNTAPGQDIKAQAAIQDAGVVAYVNGGFFNMGNHASRHVSSFAPIGPSKIGGKSQIYVPVPSDYREHFVTVQMRDGSSIESGPVVSRGGTAVFPESLLGLTKFLFNPENNQPGKLGHAGSPNIRSGISRPGGSEHGQRTRLAWGGSIGRSEAATGYTMPEWSRVMARLDGMSGADGWSVNLDGGYSAGIGVVGAQGELLYRRSEEGSSVRSIANFIAYYQKPPKQNVFKKWFT; the protein is encoded by the coding sequence GTGAACACTCACCATCACACCGCCACTCCGACCTTGTCGGTCCTTGACTCGCGCGCAGTGGCGATTCGCGGCGTTGCCTACTACCGGCATCCGGAAAAACCGGACATCCAATCGCGCATCACTCGGCAGAGCTTCGATGAGGCGGGGCGGCAGGTGGCGACGTGGGATCCACGTTTATATGGCGCTGCGCCGAAGCCGAATCTGGCCGCTGTCTACGCGTTGAGCGGGCAATGGCTATTCACAGACAGTGTCGACGCCGGCTGGCAGGCGTGCCTGTTGAATGAAGCAGGTTCGTTGTGTGCTGTCTGGGATGCGCGGGGCAGTCAGAGCCACCACCAATACGATGAGCTGCAACGGTCGGTCGCCCTCACTGAGCAAGCGCACGACGGGCCGTCTCGCGTAGTCGAGCGCTGGACCTATGGAGAAGCCACCGATGATGCCGCCCTGCGCAATCAGTGCGGTCAACCGATTCGTCATGACGACCCGGCCGGCAATCGACACTTCGATGACTACGGCCTCGGCGGCGCAGCACTGGTGGAATCGCGACGCTTTCTGATTGAACTGGAAACACCGGACTGGCCCCTCGATCCGGACCGCCGAGATGAGTATCTCGAGGAGAAAAACTACGTCACTCGACAGTCTTTCAGCCCCACAGGCGACCTGCAGCATCACACCGACGCGGTGGGTAATATCAGAACGCAGCATTACAACATGGCCGGGCAATCAGCCGCGATCTGGCTGTTACAGGCAGGCGAGGGCAGGCAGCCGCAGTGCCTGGTCAGCGCCATCCGTTACAACGCAGAGGGTCAGATCGAAAGCGAAACGGCCGGCAACGGCATCGTCGCCCGCGCCGAATACAGCCGCGATGATGGCCGGTTACTCAGATTGGTCGCCAGTGTCGGTGCGCAAGAGCCGTTGCAGGATCTGAATTACACCTATGACCCGGTGGGCAATGTCACCAGCCTGGAAGATAAAACCCAGGCTGTGTCTTACTTCAACAATCAGCGGATCGAGCCGGTCTGTCGATATCGCTACGACAGCCTTTATCAACTGGTCGAGGCCCGGAGTTGGGAAGTCAGTAATCCGAGCCACGGCCCGGCATTGCCGGATCTGTTACCTACACCGCTGGACCCCAATCAGCGGCGCAACTACACACAGACATTCGACTATGACGCGGCGGGTAATCTGATCACCCGTCATCACAGCGGTGCGCCTGGGTTTTCGATGTTTACTTCGGCGTACAACAACCGAAGTCTGGGCCAGCGCGATGACGGTAATTTGCCCGGGGAAGCGGATATAGCGTCGGGATTCGATGCGGCGGGTAATCAGCTCGAGTTGCAACGCGGTCAGGCGATGACGTGGAACGAGCGTAATGAGCTGAGCCAGGTAGTACTGGTTCAACGCGAGGCAAAAAACGGTGACGCCGAATGCTTCAGTTATGAGCGTCCCGGACATCGATCGCGCAAAGTTTTCATCCGACAGACTACGGTCCGAATTTTGAATAGCGAGGTTCGTTATTTTTCCGGTCTTGAATTACACCGTAGTGCCGAAGGTGAAGAGCATCAAGTGATCGAAATCGGAGTCGGTCGATCTTCTGTGAAACTGTTGCACTGGCCTGGCGGCAGACATCCAGACCAACTGCGCTTTGGCTATGACGATCTCGTCGGCTCCTGCACTCTGGAGCTTGATGCGCAAGGCTGTGTTCTGACACTGGAACAGTATTATCCGTTTGGAGGCACCGCCTGTTGGGCTGGAAAAAATGCGGCTGCGGCGGCATACAAGAGCACTCGATACTCTGGCAAGGAGCGAGACGCCACGGGGCTTTATTATTATGGCTACCGATATTACGCGCCCTGGCTGCAGCGATGGATCAGCGCGGATCCGGAGGAGGACGGATTGAATTTGTACGCAATGGTCACAAACAATCCGGCAACCGCTGTTGATCCCGACGGTCGCAAGCGAAGCGATGCGCAGGATCGTTGGCGCAGAGCTTATGCGGGAGTAGTGGCTTCAAGAGACGGTGTCTGGGTACGCACCGTGGCGAAGGGGGTTATTGCAGTCGATATTGTCGGCGGTAATGAACTGTTCAAGCGGATGGGAATGAATTTGAATCGCCCTGTCATTGGCGATAGAACGCTTGCCTACCTGTCGCTTGATTCGACATTGCAAAGCAAAGTTGCGGGAGCAAAAACAGGATTTCGTCTGAATACTGCGCCGGGGCAGGACATCAAGGCGCAGGCAGCCATTCAGGATGCGGGTGTCGTTGCTTATGTAAATGGCGGCTTTTTCAATATGGGTAACCACGCTAGCAGGCACGTTTCCTCCTTTGCGCCAATTGGCCCAAGCAAGATTGGTGGTAAAAGCCAGATTTACGTCCCGGTGCCTTCAGACTATCGAGAGCATTTCGTGACGGTTCAAATGAGAGACGGATCAAGTATTGAATCCGGGCCCGTGGTCTCACGAGGCGGTACAGCTGTTTTCCCTGAAAGCCTGTTAGGTCTTACCAAGTTTCTCTTCAACCCGGAAAACAATCAGCCGGGGAAGTTGGGTCACGCAGGTTCACCCAACATTCGCTCCGGTATCAGTAGGCCCGGCGGATCAGAGCACGGGCAGCGTACGCGTTTGGCATGGGGCGGCAGCATCGGGCGTAGCGAAGCAGCAACAGGCTATACCATGCCCGAATGGTCCAGGGTAATGGCCAGACTTGATGGGATGAGCGGGGCTGATGGATGGTCAGTGAACCTCGATGGCGGTTATTCGGCCGGAATCGGCGTGGTTGGAGCACAGGGCGAATTGCTTTACAGAAGATCAGAGGAAGGATCGTCCGTCAGATCCATCGCCAACTTCATCGCTTATTACCAAAAGCCCCCCAAGCAGAACGTTTTCAAAAAATGGTTCACCTGA
- a CDS encoding efflux RND transporter permease subunit — protein MKGSFNLSEWALKHQSFVWYLMFVGLLMGVFSYFNLGREEDPSFTIKTMVIQTKWPGATQDETLKQVTDRIEKKLEELDSLDYVKSYTRPGESTVYVYLRDTTSAEDIPQIWYQVRKKIDDIRGQFPQGIQGPGFNDEFGDVFGSVYAFTADGLTMRQLRDYVEQARAEIRSVPGLGKIEMVGQQDETIYLNFSTRKLAALGIDQRQVVQSLQSQNAVTPAGVIEAGPERISVRTSGQFASEKDLAEVNLKLNDRFYRLADIADIRRGYVDPATPEFRFDGKPAIGLAIAMQKGGNVQEFGKALHERIDQLIADLPVGVGVHTVSDQAVVVEEAVGGFTSALFEAVIIVLVVSFISLGVRAGLVVACSIPLVLAMVFVFMEYSGITMQRISLGALIIALGLLVDDAMITVEMMVTRLEMGETKEQAATFAYTSTAFPMLTGTLVTVAGFVPIGLNASSAGEYTFTLFAVIAVAMIVSWVVAVFFAPVIGVHILSDKVKAHDAEPGRIGRAFNGGLLWAMRNRWWAIGVTVLLFVLAVFCMRFVQNQFFPASDRPEILVDLNLPQNASIDETRKAVDKLEATLKGDSDIVRWSTYIGQGAIRFYLPLDQQLQNPYYAQLVIVSKDFEAREALSQRLRERLHKDFVGIGSYVQALEMGPPVGRPIQYRVSGKDVDQVRKHAIDLATELDKNPHIGEIIYDWNEPGKVLRVDIAQDKARQLGLSSEDVANLMNSIVSGSPLTQVDDDIYLINVVGRAVDSERGTPETLQNLQIVTPSGTSIPLLAFATVRYELEQPLVWRRDRLPTITIKASVRDEIQPTDLVKLLKPSIDAFASKLPVGYKVATGGTVEESGKAQGPIAKVLPLMLFLMATFLMIQLHSVQKMFLVASVAPLGLIGVVLALVPTGTPMGFVAILGILALIGIIIRNSVILVTQIDEFEQKGYAPWDAVVEATEHRRRPILLTAAAASMGMIPIAREVFWGPMAYAMIGGIVVATLLTLLFLPALYVAWYKIREPQKDAA, from the coding sequence ATGAAAGGCTCTTTCAACCTCTCCGAATGGGCCCTCAAGCATCAGTCATTCGTCTGGTATCTGATGTTCGTCGGATTGCTCATGGGGGTGTTCTCCTATTTCAATCTGGGCCGTGAAGAAGACCCATCGTTTACCATCAAGACCATGGTCATCCAGACCAAATGGCCCGGCGCGACCCAGGACGAAACCCTCAAGCAGGTCACCGACCGCATCGAGAAAAAACTCGAGGAACTCGACTCGCTCGATTACGTGAAAAGCTACACGCGCCCCGGCGAATCGACGGTGTACGTGTATCTGCGCGACACCACCAGCGCCGAAGACATTCCGCAAATCTGGTACCAGGTGCGAAAGAAGATCGACGACATTCGCGGGCAGTTTCCCCAAGGGATTCAAGGGCCGGGATTCAACGACGAGTTCGGCGATGTGTTCGGCTCGGTCTATGCGTTTACTGCCGACGGCCTGACCATGCGCCAGTTGCGCGATTACGTGGAGCAGGCCCGCGCCGAGATTCGCAGTGTGCCGGGGCTGGGCAAGATCGAAATGGTCGGCCAGCAGGACGAAACGATTTACCTGAACTTCTCCACGCGCAAACTCGCCGCGCTGGGCATCGATCAGCGTCAAGTGGTGCAAAGCCTGCAGTCGCAGAACGCGGTAACGCCGGCCGGGGTGATCGAGGCCGGGCCCGAGCGGATTTCCGTGCGCACATCGGGGCAGTTCGCTTCGGAGAAGGATCTGGCCGAGGTCAATCTCAAACTCAACGATCGCTTCTATCGTCTGGCCGATATCGCCGACATCCGTCGCGGCTACGTCGACCCGGCCACGCCTGAATTCCGCTTCGACGGCAAACCGGCCATCGGTCTGGCGATTGCGATGCAGAAGGGCGGCAATGTTCAGGAGTTCGGTAAAGCGCTGCACGAGCGCATCGACCAGCTCATCGCAGATTTGCCGGTGGGCGTCGGTGTGCACACGGTGTCCGATCAGGCGGTGGTGGTGGAAGAAGCCGTCGGCGGCTTCACCAGCGCCTTGTTCGAGGCGGTGATCATCGTGCTGGTGGTGAGCTTCATCAGCCTTGGCGTGCGCGCTGGGCTGGTGGTGGCGTGCTCGATTCCGCTGGTGCTGGCGATGGTATTTGTATTCATGGAATACAGCGGCATCACCATGCAGCGGATTTCCCTCGGTGCGTTGATCATTGCCCTCGGCCTGCTGGTGGACGATGCGATGATCACCGTGGAGATGATGGTCACGCGTCTGGAGATGGGTGAAACCAAGGAGCAGGCGGCGACGTTCGCCTACACCTCGACGGCGTTTCCGATGCTCACCGGTACGCTGGTGACGGTGGCCGGGTTCGTGCCGATCGGCCTCAACGCGAGCTCCGCCGGTGAATATACGTTCACGCTGTTTGCGGTGATTGCCGTGGCGATGATTGTCTCGTGGGTGGTGGCGGTGTTCTTTGCGCCGGTGATCGGCGTGCATATCCTCAGCGACAAGGTGAAGGCGCATGACGCCGAACCGGGGCGCATCGGTCGCGCCTTCAACGGCGGCCTGTTGTGGGCGATGCGCAACCGCTGGTGGGCGATCGGCGTCACCGTACTGTTGTTCGTGCTGGCGGTGTTCTGCATGCGCTTCGTGCAGAACCAGTTTTTCCCCGCTTCGGACCGTCCGGAAATTCTCGTCGACCTCAACCTGCCGCAAAACGCCTCGATCGATGAAACCCGCAAAGCGGTGGACAAGCTCGAGGCCACGCTCAAGGGCGACTCTGACATTGTGCGCTGGAGCACCTACATCGGTCAGGGCGCGATTCGTTTCTATCTGCCCCTCGACCAGCAATTGCAGAACCCGTACTACGCGCAACTGGTCATCGTCAGCAAGGATTTCGAGGCCCGCGAAGCGCTGAGCCAGCGCCTGCGCGAGCGCTTGCACAAGGACTTCGTCGGCATCGGCAGCTACGTGCAGGCGCTGGAAATGGGCCCGCCAGTCGGGCGTCCGATCCAGTACCGGGTCAGCGGCAAGGACGTCGATCAGGTGCGCAAACATGCGATCGACCTGGCCACTGAACTGGACAAGAACCCGCATATCGGCGAGATCATCTACGACTGGAACGAGCCGGGTAAAGTCCTGCGCGTTGACATTGCTCAGGACAAGGCCCGCCAGCTCGGGCTGTCGTCGGAAGACGTGGCGAACCTGATGAACAGTATCGTCAGCGGCTCGCCATTGACCCAGGTCGATGATGATATCTACCTGATCAACGTGGTCGGCCGCGCGGTGGACTCCGAACGCGGTACGCCGGAGACCCTGCAGAACCTGCAAATCGTCACGCCAAGCGGCACCTCGATTCCGCTGCTGGCGTTCGCCACCGTGCGCTATGAACTGGAGCAGCCGCTGGTGTGGCGTCGCGACCGTTTGCCGACGATCACCATCAAGGCTTCGGTGCGCGATGAGATCCAGCCAACCGATCTGGTGAAACTGCTCAAGCCATCGATAGACGCTTTCGCGTCGAAACTGCCGGTCGGCTACAAGGTCGCCACCGGCGGTACCGTCGAGGAAAGCGGCAAGGCCCAGGGGCCGATTGCCAAGGTCTTGCCATTGATGCTGTTCCTCATGGCGACTTTCCTGATGATCCAGTTGCACAGCGTGCAGAAAATGTTCCTGGTGGCCAGCGTCGCGCCGCTGGGGCTGATCGGCGTGGTGCTGGCGCTGGTGCCGACCGGCACGCCGATGGGCTTCGTGGCAATTCTGGGGATTCTTGCGCTGATCGGCATCATCATCCGCAACTCGGTGATTCTGGTGACGCAGATCGATGAGTTCGAGCAGAAAGGCTATGCGCCATGGGATGCGGTGGTGGAAGCGACCGAGCACCGGCGCCGGCCGATTCTGCTGACCGCCGCCGCAGCGAGCATGGGCATGATCCCGATCGCTCGCGAAGTGTTCTGGGGGCCGATGGCCTACGCGATGATCGGCGGGATCGTAGTGGCGACGTTGCTGACGCTGCTGTTTCTGCCGGCGCTGTATGTGGCCTGGTACAAGATTCGCGAGCCGCAGAAGGACGCGGCTTAA
- a CDS encoding DUF6124 family protein: MEKNLADPPLSLTSTKRFTEDLLKDRSALCRAVDSHLAGNQVTVAGQKRVYSISEDVTLEDAQLYVADLLRCASVTVHQCGDQLGGADRAMVFSVWHLLEMAKAMMDRSIDCLGAKQH; this comes from the coding sequence GTGGAAAAAAATCTTGCCGATCCGCCACTCAGCCTTACCTCCACCAAGCGGTTCACCGAGGATTTGCTCAAGGATCGCTCGGCACTTTGCCGCGCCGTTGACTCTCATCTGGCCGGCAATCAGGTCACGGTGGCGGGACAGAAACGTGTCTACAGCATCAGCGAAGACGTGACGCTGGAGGATGCCCAGTTGTATGTCGCCGACCTGCTGCGCTGCGCTTCGGTGACCGTCCATCAATGCGGCGATCAGCTCGGGGGCGCGGATCGAGCCATGGTGTTCTCGGTCTGGCATCTGCTGGAGATGGCCAAAGCGATGATGGACCGCTCGATCGATTGCCTGGGCGCGAAGCAGCACTAA
- a CDS encoding MetQ/NlpA family ABC transporter substrate-binding protein — translation MTKNLLSHPVKALALALGLFSSAVFAADAPLKIGTTAAFAIPLEAAVEEASKQGLKVELVEFTDWIAPNVSLAAGDIDVNYFQHIPFLENAKAASGFDLVPFAPGIINNVGLYSKKYKSFDELPEGASVAIANDPINSGRGLQLLAKAGLITLKPGVGYKATEDDIVANPKKIKILQVEAVQLVRAYDDADLVQGYPAYIRLAKTFDAGSALLFDGLDHKEYVIQFVIQPKSKTDPRLIKFVDIYQHSPAVRAALDKAHGKLYQAGWES, via the coding sequence ATGACCAAGAATCTGCTCTCCCACCCAGTCAAAGCACTGGCCCTGGCCCTCGGCCTGTTCAGCTCGGCGGTGTTTGCCGCCGATGCACCGTTGAAAATCGGCACCACCGCCGCCTTCGCCATTCCTCTGGAAGCGGCCGTCGAAGAGGCCTCGAAACAAGGCCTGAAGGTCGAGCTGGTGGAGTTCACCGACTGGATCGCGCCGAACGTCAGCCTCGCTGCCGGCGATATCGACGTGAATTATTTTCAGCACATTCCGTTTCTGGAAAACGCCAAAGCCGCGTCAGGTTTTGATCTGGTGCCGTTCGCGCCGGGGATCATCAACAACGTCGGTCTGTACTCGAAAAAATACAAAAGCTTCGACGAATTACCGGAAGGCGCCAGCGTTGCCATCGCCAACGATCCGATCAACAGCGGTCGCGGCCTGCAATTGCTGGCCAAGGCCGGTTTGATCACGCTCAAACCGGGCGTCGGCTACAAGGCCACCGAGGATGACATCGTCGCCAATCCGAAAAAGATCAAGATTCTCCAGGTCGAAGCCGTGCAACTGGTGCGCGCCTACGATGACGCCGATCTGGTCCAGGGCTACCCGGCCTACATTCGTTTGGCGAAGACCTTCGATGCCGGTTCGGCGCTGCTGTTCGACGGCCTCGATCACAAGGAATACGTGATTCAGTTCGTCATTCAGCCGAAGAGCAAAACCGATCCGCGCCTGATCAAATTCGTCGACATCTACCAGCATTCGCCGGCCGTTCGCGCAGCGCTGGATAAAGCTCACGGCAAGCTTTATCAAGCCGGTTGGGAAAGCTGA
- a CDS encoding methionine ABC transporter permease, whose protein sequence is MWVERLWQGFIDTFLMVGVSSLIALLVGIPMAVILVTSDKGGIYQAPVMNRALGAFVNLFRSIPFLILMVALIPFTRLIVGTTYGVWAAVVPLTIAATPFFARIAEVSLREVDHGLIEAAQAMGCRRWHIVWHVLLPEALPGIVGGFTITLVTMINSSAMAGAIGAGGLGDIAYRYGYQRFDSQIMLTVIVLLVALVAVIQLGGDRLARGLNKR, encoded by the coding sequence ATGTGGGTTGAGCGCTTGTGGCAGGGTTTTATCGACACGTTCCTGATGGTCGGTGTGTCGTCGTTGATCGCATTGCTGGTGGGAATTCCCATGGCGGTGATTCTGGTCACCAGTGACAAGGGCGGCATCTACCAGGCGCCGGTGATGAACCGTGCATTGGGGGCCTTCGTCAATCTGTTCCGCTCGATCCCGTTTCTGATTCTGATGGTCGCGCTGATTCCGTTCACCCGGCTGATTGTCGGCACCACCTACGGAGTCTGGGCCGCCGTGGTGCCGCTGACCATCGCGGCGACGCCATTCTTTGCGCGGATCGCTGAGGTCAGTCTGCGCGAGGTTGATCATGGCTTGATCGAAGCCGCGCAGGCGATGGGTTGCCGGCGCTGGCACATTGTCTGGCATGTGCTGCTGCCCGAGGCGCTACCGGGGATTGTCGGTGGCTTTACCATTACCCTGGTGACGATGATCAACTCGTCGGCCATGGCCGGGGCGATCGGCGCCGGTGGCTTGGGGGACATCGCTTATCGCTACGGCTATCAGCGCTTTGACAGTCAGATAATGTTGACGGTGATTGTGTTGCTGGTGGCACTGGTGGCGGTGATTCAGTTGGGTGGGGATCGGTTAGCTCGGGGGTTGAACAAGCGTTGA
- a CDS encoding methionine ABC transporter ATP-binding protein, whose protein sequence is MTAAIQRRLETPEPHTAEQTELHPELNRAHVRFIGLGKTYNGRQGPVAALQGIDLAIQRGEVFGIIGRSGAGKSSLIRTINRLEQPTSGRVLIDQVDIGEFDEDRLVALRRRIGMIFQHFNLMSAKTVWQNVELPLKVAGVPKQQREQRVRELLELVGLQSKHKAYPAQLSGGQKQRVGIARALVHDPDILLCDEATSALDPETTQSILTLLREINKRLGLTIVLITHEMAVIREICDRVVVLEHGRIVEQGPVWQVFGNPQHEVSQTLLAPLQHALPEELHSRLLAQSTSASDAVVLRLQFTGSASDEPDLAALFAALSGRVKLLQGGVERIQGHALGQLLLAVSGSSYSAEQLRERAAPWAQRVEVMGYVG, encoded by the coding sequence ATGACCGCCGCGATCCAACGGCGACTGGAGACTCCAGAGCCACACACTGCTGAACAAACCGAGCTGCATCCCGAGCTGAACCGTGCCCATGTGCGCTTCATCGGGCTGGGCAAAACCTACAACGGCCGACAAGGTCCGGTTGCAGCGTTACAGGGCATCGACCTGGCGATTCAGCGCGGCGAAGTGTTCGGCATCATCGGCCGTAGCGGCGCCGGCAAGTCGTCGTTGATCCGCACGATCAATCGCCTTGAGCAGCCGACCTCGGGGCGCGTACTGATCGATCAGGTCGACATCGGCGAATTCGACGAAGACCGTCTGGTGGCCCTGCGCCGACGTATCGGGATGATCTTCCAGCACTTCAATCTGATGTCGGCCAAAACCGTTTGGCAGAACGTCGAGCTGCCGCTGAAAGTCGCGGGTGTACCGAAACAGCAACGCGAGCAAAGGGTCCGCGAACTGCTCGAGCTGGTCGGCCTGCAGAGCAAGCACAAGGCGTATCCGGCGCAACTTTCCGGCGGACAGAAACAGCGCGTCGGTATCGCCCGTGCGCTGGTACATGACCCGGACATTCTGCTGTGCGACGAGGCCACCTCGGCGCTCGATCCGGAGACCACGCAATCGATCCTCACGCTGCTGCGCGAGATCAATAAACGCCTCGGTCTGACCATCGTGTTGATCACCCATGAAATGGCGGTGATTCGCGAGATCTGCGACCGCGTTGTCGTGCTCGAGCACGGCCGTATCGTCGAGCAGGGCCCGGTCTGGCAGGTGTTCGGTAATCCGCAGCACGAGGTCAGCCAGACCCTGCTTGCGCCGCTGCAACACGCCTTGCCGGAAGAATTGCACAGCCGTTTGCTCGCGCAATCGACTTCCGCCAGCGACGCTGTAGTGCTGCGCTTGCAGTTCACCGGCAGCGCCAGCGACGAACCGGATCTGGCGGCCTTGTTCGCTGCATTGAGCGGTCGGGTCAAGCTGTTGCAGGGCGGCGTGGAGCGGATTCAGGGGCATGCGCTGGGGCAACTGTTATTGGCAGTCAGCGGTTCTTCGTACAGCGCCGAGCAATTGCGCGAACGCGCCGCGCCATGGGCACAACGCGTGGAGGTAATGGGTTATGTGGGTTGA